Genomic window (Kosakonia sp. BYX6):
TGGCGGCTAACGCCTTATCCGGCCTACAAATCCGGCACGGTTTTTACCAGGCTCCGCGCGGTGGGGTAATCGGTTATCAACACATCGATATACTTGTCCTGCAACGCGCCGCGAATGGCGTTGCGTTTCTCCACGCCGCCCGCCAGCGCAATCACATGCGGACACTCGCGGATTTGCGCAAGCTCCATGCCGATAACCGGATCTTCCTCTTCGCTGAGCACCGGCTTGCCGGCCGCATCGTAATAATGCAGGCAGATATCGCCGACTGCGCCGCGCTCCGACAGCAACGTAAGCATCTTTTCGTTGTAATAGTTGCCGGAATTTTTCAGCAATTGCGACGGCTCCAGCTCGCCGATACCGACAATCGCCACATCCACTTCGGCGAACTTCGCCACCACGGCCGCCACATCCGGGCTATTCACCAGCCGCGCGCGCTCCTCGACAGAGTGCTCAATACTTTGCGACGGCAGCAACCACGATGGACACCCCAAATGCGCCGCCAATTGCTGCGTCAGAATCGTCGCCTGCACATTGCCGTTCGGCCCGACCCCGCCCAGCAACTGGATAACCCCCGCGGCGCGGACATTTTGCGGGTGCATCTCATCCACCATGCAACGGATCGTACTGCTCCAGGACGAAATCCCCACCAGGTCTTCCGGGCGCAAACGCGTTTCAACGTAATGCGCCGCCGCGCTGCCAATGGCATGTTTTATCTGCGCGTTTTCGGGGTTTTCGCCCACGTCCACCACAATCGCCTGGCGCAGGCCATACTGCTGCTCAATGGCCTTTTCCAGACCGACAAAAATATTGGTCGGCTGCACGACAGTGATCTTCACCAGCCCCTCTTTCTGGCAGCGAGTCAGCGCCCTTGAAACGAAAGATTGCGACAGATGAAGCAATGAGGCTATCTCGGACTGTTTTTTGTTTTCGTTGTAATAAAGCGTGGCAATTTTCACCAGCAACCGCTGTTCATCCTGCTTCGACATGAGCTACCCCTTTTCAGCTAACTGATATTTTATTCATAGATGAATAGATAACAAGCCAGCGCCTGCCGCCTGTCATTGCTCAAGTGTGATCCTTTTCGCCTTTCTTAACATTTACCCGCACACCGCGTAGACAAAACCTGGCACAAGGCATATGTTTACTCATGAATAATAAATCAATAGTGAATATATATTCATGACAGATATAAAGCGTTTTGCCCGGATCTCTTTTTTTCACCCTGACAGAATATTTATTCAATGCAGATTATAAATTCAAGAGGTATTTTATGAATTCGTTTTCACTCTCTGTCGATGAGCTTGAAAAGAAAGCTCGCGCGATTCGCCGGCGCATCATCGTGATGAATGCCGAAAGTCCGGCGGGCGGTCATACCGGTGCCGATCTCTCCCAAGTGGAACTGCTCACCGCCCTTTACTTCCGCATCCTGAACTGTTCGCCGCAAACCAAAGAGAGCGACGAGCGCGATATCTATATCCAGTCGAAAGGCCACGCGGTGGGCGGTTACTACTGTGTGCTGGCGGAAGCCGGGTTTATTCCCGTCGACTGGCTGTCGACTTACCAACATGCGGATTCCCACCTGCCCGGCCACCCGGTGAAACACAAAACCCCCGGCGTTGAACTCAACACCGGCGCGCTCGGGCACGGCTTGCCGGTCGCGGTCGGCATTGCGCTGGCCGCCAAACGCAACAACAGCCCGCGCCGCGTTTTTGTGGTCACCGGCGATGGCGAACTGGCGGAAGGCAGCAACTGGGAAGCCGCGCTGGTCGCCGCGCATTATCAACTCGACAATTTAATCATCATTAACGACAAAAATAGCCTGCAACTGGCGGGTTCAACCAAAGAGATCCTCAACACCGATCCGCTGGATGCGAAATGGCGCGCCTTCGGCATGCAGGTCACGGAATGTCACGGCAACGACATGGCCGATGTAGTCGCCACGCTGGAAAGCTTGCAGCCTGCGGGCAAACCGCATGTGGTCATTGCCCACACCACCAAAGGGGCGGGGGTTTCGTTTATTCAAGGTCGCCCGGAGTGGCACCACCGCGTGCCGAAAGGCGAAGAGGTCGAACTGGCGCTGGAGGAACTGAAAGATGAGTAATAGCGAACACCTGGCGACAGTGATGGTGAATGCCTTTATCGACGCGGTCGAAAACGGTGTGGATCTGGTGCCGGTAGTGGCAGATTCCACCTCCACCGCCAAAATCTCGCCCTTTATGAAAAAATTTCCCGGCCGCGTGGTCAACGTCGGTATTGCCGAACAAACGCTGGTTGGCGCCGCCGCCGGACTGGCGCTGGGCGGCAAAATCGCCGTCACCTGTAACGCGGCGCCGTTTTTGATTTCGCGCGCCAATGAGCAGATCAAAGTCGATATTTGCTACAACAACACCAACGTCAAACTGTTCGGGCTGAATGCCGGCGCCAGTTATGGCCCGCTGGCGAGCACCCATCACAGTATTGATGACATTTCAGTGCTGCGCGGTTTCGGCAATATCGAAATTTACGCCCCTTCCAGCCCGCTGGAGTGTCGGCAGATTATTGATTACGCCCTCGCCCACGTTGGCCCGGTCTATATCCGCCTCGACGGCAAAGCCCTGCCGGAACTGCATGACGAAAACTACCGCTTCGCGCCGGGGAATATTGATGTGCTGTGCGAAGGCAACGATATCGCGCTGGTGGCGATGGGATCGACGGTGCATGAAATTGTCGAGGCCGCCACACAACTGGCAGCAGAAGGTATTGACGCCACTGTTATCAGTGTACCGTCTATTCGCCCCTGTAATACATCGCAGTTACTGGCGGCCCTGCAACATCACCGCGCAGTAATCAGCGTCGAAGAACACAATATCAACGGCGGTGTCGGTAGCCTGGTGGCGGAAGTGCTGGCGGAAGCCGCGTGCGCCATTCCCTTGCGTCGGCTCGGCATTGCCGATGGTCAATACGCCATCGCCGCCGATCGCGCCGCCACCCGCGCACGCCATGAAATCGACGCGGCGGGCGTGGTGAAAAACGCCCGCGAACTGCTCACCGCGCGGCAATAACAATAAAAAAAAGAACATCTTACTGGAGAAAACACAATGTCCCGAATCCCTCAAAAATTAACCATGGCGGTGATTATCGGCAACCGGGGTTTCTTTCCCAGCTACCTGGTCGCCGAAGCGCGCGAGCAGGCGGTGGCGCTGTTCAGCCGCCTTGGCATCAACACCATTATGCTCAATGAGACACAAACCGAGCTGGGCGGGGTGGAAACCCGCCAGGACGCGAAAATCTGCGCTGAATTGTTCCGCGCGCACCGCGATGAAATCCACGGCGTCGTGGTGCTGCTGCCGAACTTTGGTGATGAAAAAGCCGTCGCCGAAACCCTGCGCCTCTCCGGGCTGAACGTGCCGGTGCTGGTGCAGGCCGAAGAGGACAATCTGGATAAAATGGGGCTGGCGACACGCCGCGACAGCTTCTGCGGCAAAATTTCCCTGTGCAATAACCTGCGCCAGTACGGCATTCCATTCACCCTCACCACCCAACATGTTTGCGCCCTGAGCGGCGAGGTGTTCGCGCGCGATCTGCAACGTTTCGAGCAGATCTGCCGCGTCGTCAGCAGCATGCGCGGCGTGCGCGTCGGCGCGATTGGCGCCCGCCCGGCCGGGTTTAACACCGTGCGCTACAGCGAAAAATTGCTCGAACGTTTGGGCATCGCAGTGGAAACGCTGGATCTCTCCGAAGTCTTTACGCGTATCAAAACCCTGCGCGATGACGATATCCGCGTCGATGAAAAACGCCGCCTGCTGGTGGATAACGCCGATGCCAGCGCCATTCCCGCCGACAAACTGGTGACCATGGCGAAACTGTTCGTGGTGCTCAGCGAATGGGTCACCGCTAACGATATCGACACCACCGCGATCCAGTGCTGGACCTCGCTGCAAGAGAATCTCGGCATCAACGTCTGTTCGATCATGAGTGTGATGTCCGGGCAATTAATGCCTTCAGCCTGCGAAGTGGATGTGATGGGCGCGCTGTCGATGTACGCGCTGGCGAGCGCCAATATGAGCCCGGCCTCGATTGCCGACTGGAACAATAATTTCGGCGACGATCGCAACAAATGTGTGCTGTTTCACTGCGGTAACTTTGCTTCTGCCAGCCTTGAATCACCCAAAATGGGCACCGCGGACATCATTGGCACCACGGTCGGGAAAGAGAACACCTGCGGCGCAGTGCATGGTCGCCTGAAAGCAGGCGCGCTCACCTATTTTCGCCTGAGCACCGACGATCTCACCGGTGAAATCAAAGCCTATGTCGGCGCAGGCCAGTCGGTGGATGATCCGCTCGATACCGTCGGCTGCCGCGCGGTTATCGCGGTGCCAAACCTGGAAAACCTGCTGGCGTGGATTTGCCGCAACGGCTTTGAGCATCACGTGGCGATGAACCATGCGGCGAGCGCCGAAATCCTGCATGAAGCCTTTAGCCGCTATCTCGGCGTTGAAACGTACCTGCATCACTAGGCCAGGAGAGATGCCATGTCCGGGATAATTATTGCGCTCGATGAAGGCACCACCAATGCCAAAGCCGTGGCGTTGGATGCGCACGGCGCGGTGGTGGCGAAGTGCTCGCGCCCGTTGAACATTCAGACACCGCGCGAAGGCTGGGTGGAACAATCCGGCGAACTGCTGCTGGACGCCTCGCTGGCGGTGCTGCGCGAGGTGATAAAAACCGTCGGTGCCGAACGCGTGGCGGCGCTGGCGATCAGCAACCAGCGCGAAACCACCCTTGGCTGGTATCGCGCCAGCGGTTTGCCGATAGGCCCAGCACTAAGCTGGCAGTGCTCCCGCACGGCGGATTTTTGCCATAACTTGCGCGAACAGGGTTTAGACGCGGCCATCAAAGCGGTAACGGGTTTGCCGATTGCGCCGCTCTTTTCCGCCTCGAAAATGCGCTGGTTGCTGGATGCCATCCCCAATGGTCAAACACTTGCGGCACACGGCGATATTTGTCTTGGCACTATTGATAGCTGGTTGCTGTGGCACTTAACCGCAGGCCAGGCGTTTTGCTGCGATGAATCCAACGCCTCGCGCACGCAGTTGTTTAATCTGCACAGCGGCGACTGGGATGACAACATGCTGCAACTGTTTGGCATTCCGCGCCGTGCTTTACCGGAAATCCGCCCGTCCAGCGGCTTGTTCGGCCACACTCGCGGGCTGAGCGGCATCCCGGACGGTATTCCGGTGCTGGCGATGATCGGCGATTCCCACGCCGCACTTTTCGCCCACGGGCTGGGCGCGGCGGGCTGCGTTAAAGCCACTTACGGCACCGGTTCGTCCGTCATGGCGCCCGTCGCCTCGGCGCAAAGTGCGGTGAAATCGCTGGCAACCACCGTAGCGTGGCACGACGGTGAGCGGCGGGTTTATGGGCTGGAGGGCAATATTCCGCACACCGGCGATGCAGTGGCGTGGATGGTGGAAAACACCGGGCTGAGTGAGCTACCTGAAACTGAGCTGGCGCAGGCGCTCAACACGCTGCCCGCGTCGGTGGAATCGACCCTCGGCGTCTATTTTGTCCCGGCGCTGACCGGGCTGGGCGCCCCCTGGTGGGATGAAGACGCGCGGGGGTTGATCCACGGTTTGAGTCGCGGCGTGAACCGGGCGCATCTGATCCGCGCGGCGCTGGAGTCGATAACCTATCAAATTGCCGATGTGGTCGTGGCTATGCGTCAACATGGTGATTTCGCGCTGCACGCGCTGATGGTTGACGGCGGGCCGACAAAAAATGACTGGTTAATGCAGTACCAGGCGGATCTGCTGGGCTGCCCGGTGCTGCGCAGCGATGTCGCGGAACTGTCCGCAATGGGCGCGGCGCTGCTGGCGCGTAAAGCATTGTTGCAGGTCGATAACACGCAACTGCGCGCTTTTTTACCGGAGCACTGCACTTTCCAGCCGGATATGGCGCGCCACGGCAGGCTACAAAAACGTTGGTTTGACTGGCAAAACGCTGTGCAGCTTGCCCGCGCCGCGAAGTGAGCATCTCCTTGTGCGGGGCGCTCGCCCCGCCCTGTTATTTCAAAAAAGCGGCGAGTTTGCGCTTCTGCTGGCCTTGCGCATCAAAGTTATCGGCGGCAAGCCAGGCGGAAATCGCCGCGTCGCGCGACGGCCATTCGCTATCGAGCAAGGATAAATAATCCGTGTCGCGGTTGCGCCCTTTGCGCACCATATGCTGGCGAAAACGCCCTTCCCAGGTGAACCCGAGACGCTCGGCGGCGCGGCGCGAAGCGGTATTCAGCGTGTCGCATTTCCACTCAATGCGGCGGTAATCACAGGCAAACGCATGGCGCAGCATCAGCCACACCGCTTCGGTTCCCAGCACGCTTTTTTTCATCCGCGGCGACCAGGTGACATGGCCAATTTCGACCGAGCCGTTTTGCACGTTATCCGCCAGCCAGGCGATTACGCCGACCGCATTGCCGCTGGCGTTGTCCACCACCGCGAAGGCCTTAACGCCGCTGTCCACCATTTTGCCGACAATCCAGCGCGCCATATCACTCAACTCTTCGGGCCGTTCGCCCGCGAGCCATGTCCAGTCGCTGTCATTTTCCGCCTGAGAAAAGGCATTGAGCAGATCATAAGTGTGATACCGGGCGTCCAGCGGTTCCAGCCGACAGTACTGCCCCTGCAATACGCCGTTCGGCAGCGGCTGAACGCCGTTCCAGTGCGGCAATAAATCGCCCACTGTTTGTGAGTAGTGATTCAGTTCCGGCACGTATTTCTCCCAGGCAAAAAAGTCGAATGCAAAAAAGATGTTTTAGCAGGACTTAAGCCAAGAATACAGTGCCAAAAATAGGGAGGATGCCAGAAACAAAAACCTTTTAAATCAGAGGACTGACCAGAAAAGGCGTCAGAATTACCTGACGCCGGGTCAATTAACGGCAAAGCGAGTCAAATTGAGTCAAAACCTGGTCAAAAATGGCCAAACCGGTCTGCACTTCTTGCGCGGTCATCGTGCAAGGAGGAACAACGTGAATGCGGTTTTCGACAATAAAACTTAACACCCCGGCCTGGGTTAAGGCCGATTTGATGGCTGCCATGTCCGCCGCCGCCACGGGCGTTTTGTTTTTGCGGTCGCTGACCAACTCCAGCGCCTGGAACATCCCGCGACCGCGCACCTCGCCAATCAGCGCGTGTTTTGCCGCCAATGCGTCCAGGCCAGGGCGCAGCACGTCATTACCGACGCTTGCCGCATTGCCGACCACATTTTCTTCTTTCATCGCATCGAGGGTGGCGACAATCGCCGCCATCGCCAGCGGATGACCGGAATAGGTCAGGCCGCCCGCGAAGAAGTGATCGTCAAAATAGCGCGAGATCGGTTCAGAAATCAGCACGCCGCCCGCCGGAACATAACCGGCGTTGACCCCTTTGGCGAAGGTGATCAGATCCGGCACGATGCCATCTTGCTCAAAGGCGAACCAGCTTCCGGTACGACCAAAACCGGCCATCACTTCATCGAGAATCAACACAATGCCAAACTCATCGGCCAGCGCGCGCACGCCCTTCATATAGCCAGTTGGCGGCACCAGAATGCCCGCTGTACCCGGAACAGATTCCAGCAAAATCGCGGCAATTGAACTCGGCCCTTCGACCTCAATCATGCGGCGTAAATGCGTCAGCGCGCGTTCGCACTCTTCGGCTTCGGTGGTGGCGTTAAATTCACTGCGGTAGAGATACGGGTTAAAAAAGTGCACATGGCCGCGTGAATATTCGTTCGGCACACGGCGCCAGTCGCCGGTGGCGGCAATCGCGCTGCCGGTGTTGCCGTGATAAGAGCGGTAAGCGGAAAAGATTTTATCGCGCCCAGTGTACAAGCGCGCCATGCGGATGGCGTTCTCGTTGGCGTCGGCGCCAGCGTTGGTGAAAAAGACTTTACTGAACCCTTCCGGAGCCAGTTCGACAATCCGTTTTGCCGCTTCGCCGCGCGCCAGGTTGGCGGTCGCCGGGGCAATCGTCACCAGATCTTCAAGCTGCGCTTTCATCGCCGCCAGCACGCGCGGATGCTGATAACCAATATTGACGTTAACCAGTTGGCTACTGAAATCGAGATACGTGTTGCCTTCGTAGTCCCACAATTCACAGCCTTTGGCCCCGGCAATCACCATTGGGTTGAGGTTGCCCTGCATCGACCATGAATGAAACACATATGACCGGTCCAGTTGACGTACATCGTCGTTCGTTATCGCCATCTCGCTCTGAAGTGCCAGTTTCATGCCCTGCTCCTCTCATGCCGTTGTTGTTGTCTGCATCATGCGGCGCGCGTTTGGGCAGCGGGTAGAGCCAGTCTTGTTAGCGCCATGTGACACCGTTGTCACAGCCTTGCTATTCAACTGGCTCTGTCTGTCACCCGGCGGCGTTTTTATAGTGAAGCCATAAACCAGCACAGGAGAAGAAAATGACCGAAGCGAAGAAAGTGGTGTTCATTACCGGCGCAACCTCCGGATTTGGCGAAGCGGCAGCGCAGGTCTTTGCCGACGCGGGCTGGGCACTGGTGCTGAGTGGGCGTCGTCTGGCGCGCCTTGAAAGCCTGAAAGAGCGGCTGCACGGGCAGGTGCCGGTGCACATTATTGAGCTGGATGTTCGCGATAAAGACGCGGTTAAAAACGCCGTCGCGGCGTTGCCCGCCGAGTTCGCCAGCATCACCACGCTTATCAATAACGCCGGGTTGGCGCTGGCGCCGCAGCCGGCGCAGAAAGTGGATCTTGAAGATTGGCAGACCATGATCGATACCAACGTCACCGGGCTGGTCAATGTGACGCACGCCCTGCTGCCGACGCTCATCAAAAAAGGCGCGGGCACGTCGATCATTAATATCGGGTCGATTGCCGGGCAGTGGCCGTACCCTGGCAGCCATGTTTATGGCGCGACCAAAGCCTTTGTGAAGCAGTTCAGCTATAACCTGCGCTGCGATTTACTCGGCACCGGCGTGCGGGTCACCGACCTCGCGCCGGGGATTGCGGAAACGGAATTCACGCTGGTGCGCACCAAAGGCGACCAGGCGGCATCCGACACGCTTTATCGCGGCACTACGCCGCTCAGCGCGCTCGATATCGCCCAGCAGATGTTTTATATCGCGACCCTGCCGGATCATATGAACATTAACCGCGTGGAAGTGATGCCGGTACGTCAGGCCTGGCAGCCGTTCGCCATCGACCGCGATTAAACCGCCAAAAAGAAAACGCCCCGACATAAATGCCGGGGCCTGGTGTTTTATTTCTTTTCCTGGGTGTCTAAAGGTCTTGCAACTTCAAACCCCGCCCGGCGCTTATCTCCGGCACTCACTCTAAGGTGGCGTTAGCTCTTCGATGGGGTGAGGCCACAATAGTCCATAAGATTGTTCCGAACAAGAGGGGGAAAGTATCAGTTTGGTGAATTTATGATGCCGATCATGCTTTACCCGCAACTGTCCCGAAGCCTTGTGATAGCTGTCACTAACGCGCCTTAAGGGGATTTTTTACGCTGTGATTTCCCATCTGATACGTCCCCTGCCCCACCACAAAGCAACGCTGTCGACATTTGCACCAATTTAACCCTCATCATAAGTGAAAATGCCGCTAAATAGCGCGAAACTGCATGATCCAGCACCCTGGCACAAAAATGGCATAGAAACATAAAACCTAACCAGTTAGTCAACAAGCAGGGGGAAGAGGATGAGCCAGGTGATGTTTGCTGAGGATCCCGCAGTGGTCGCGTTAAAACCCACCAGCGCCACGGCGCGACCCGCCATTAGCGTCAAGCAGGCGAACGTGATTTATCCGGCCGCCGACCAGCCCGTTCACGCGCTGCAAGATATCAACCTGACCATCCGCCAGGGCGAGTTTGTCTCGTTTATTGGCCCTTCCGGTTGCGGAAAAACCACGCTACTGCGCGCGATTGCCGACCTGGAACCGATCACCTCCGGCGAAGTACAAGTTAACGATATGACGCCTTCCGAAGCCCGCCAGGCGGGCGCCTACGGGTATGTGTTCCAGGCGCCGGTGCTGCTGCCATGGCGCACGGTGCTGGCGAACGTCAAATTGCCGCTGCAAATCCAGGGCGTGCCGCCGGAGCGCTGCGATGAAATCGCCCGCGAACAGCTTGCGCGCGTTGGCCTGAAAGGCTTTGAGAAAAAATACCCCTGGCAGCTTTCCGGCGGCATGCAACAGCGCGTGTCGATTGCCCGCGCGCTGGGGTTTGAACCGAAGATCCTGATGATGGATGAACCCTTCGGCGCCCTCGATGAGTTAACCCGCGACAACCTGAACCAGCAATTGCAGCAACTGTGGTTTAACGAACAGCGCACGATGGTGTTCGTTACCCACTCGATCTCGGAAGCGGTTTACCTGTCGACGAAAATCGTGGTGATGTCGCCGCGACCGGGGCGCATCATCAAAGTGATTGACTCCCCACTGGCCGCGCAGCGCGATTTGTCCATTCGCAATACCCCCGCCTTTTTACAACTGGCGCAAACAGTGCGCGACGCGCTGGTGGAGGGGCATCATGACCACTGATCGGCGTCTTTTGCAGCACGCGCTGCCTATCGGCATGGTGCTGCTGGCGGCGCTGGTGGCGTGGTATCTGCTGGCGTTTGCCCTTAACGCGCCCGGCGTGATCGACCGCGTATTGTCGCCGCGCGGCGCATGGAGCAGCCGCGATTTAGTGTTCGCCACGCTGAATGCCACCCGCCCGTTGCTGCCTGCGCCACACCAAATCGTGTTTGATATCTGGGACAGTCTGACGAAGTGGTCGCTCACTTCGCCGCGCAACCTGCTGTTGCACACCTGGGTTACCGCCAGCGCGGCGCTGACCGGTTTTGCGATGGGCGTGGTGCTGGGAATGCTGCTGGGCGTGTGCATTGTGCATTCGCGCACACTGGATAAAGCCCTGCTGCCGTGGATTGTCGCCTCGCAAACCATCCCAGTGCTGGCGATTGCGCCGATTGTGCTGATTATCCTCGGCAGTATTGGCATTACCGGCATGCTGCCGAAAGCCACG
Coding sequences:
- a CDS encoding transketolase, with the translated sequence MNSFSLSVDELEKKARAIRRRIIVMNAESPAGGHTGADLSQVELLTALYFRILNCSPQTKESDERDIYIQSKGHAVGGYYCVLAEAGFIPVDWLSTYQHADSHLPGHPVKHKTPGVELNTGALGHGLPVAVGIALAAKRNNSPRRVFVVTGDGELAEGSNWEAALVAAHYQLDNLIIINDKNSLQLAGSTKEILNTDPLDAKWRAFGMQVTECHGNDMADVVATLESLQPAGKPHVVIAHTTKGAGVSFIQGRPEWHHRVPKGEEVELALEELKDE
- a CDS encoding GNAT family N-acetyltransferase, encoding MPELNHYSQTVGDLLPHWNGVQPLPNGVLQGQYCRLEPLDARYHTYDLLNAFSQAENDSDWTWLAGERPEELSDMARWIVGKMVDSGVKAFAVVDNASGNAVGVIAWLADNVQNGSVEIGHVTWSPRMKKSVLGTEAVWLMLRHAFACDYRRIEWKCDTLNTASRRAAERLGFTWEGRFRQHMVRKGRNRDTDYLSLLDSEWPSRDAAISAWLAADNFDAQGQQKRKLAAFLK
- a CDS encoding transketolase family protein — its product is MSNSEHLATVMVNAFIDAVENGVDLVPVVADSTSTAKISPFMKKFPGRVVNVGIAEQTLVGAAAGLALGGKIAVTCNAAPFLISRANEQIKVDICYNNTNVKLFGLNAGASYGPLASTHHSIDDISVLRGFGNIEIYAPSSPLECRQIIDYALAHVGPVYIRLDGKALPELHDENYRFAPGNIDVLCEGNDIALVAMGSTVHEIVEAATQLAAEGIDATVISVPSIRPCNTSQLLAALQHHRAVISVEEHNINGGVGSLVAEVLAEAACAIPLRRLGIADGQYAIAADRAATRARHEIDAAGVVKNARELLTARQ
- a CDS encoding ABC transporter ATP-binding protein → MSQVMFAEDPAVVALKPTSATARPAISVKQANVIYPAADQPVHALQDINLTIRQGEFVSFIGPSGCGKTTLLRAIADLEPITSGEVQVNDMTPSEARQAGAYGYVFQAPVLLPWRTVLANVKLPLQIQGVPPERCDEIAREQLARVGLKGFEKKYPWQLSGGMQQRVSIARALGFEPKILMMDEPFGALDELTRDNLNQQLQQLWFNEQRTMVFVTHSISEAVYLSTKIVVMSPRPGRIIKVIDSPLAAQRDLSIRNTPAFLQLAQTVRDALVEGHHDH
- a CDS encoding FGGY family carbohydrate kinase is translated as MSGIIIALDEGTTNAKAVALDAHGAVVAKCSRPLNIQTPREGWVEQSGELLLDASLAVLREVIKTVGAERVAALAISNQRETTLGWYRASGLPIGPALSWQCSRTADFCHNLREQGLDAAIKAVTGLPIAPLFSASKMRWLLDAIPNGQTLAAHGDICLGTIDSWLLWHLTAGQAFCCDESNASRTQLFNLHSGDWDDNMLQLFGIPRRALPEIRPSSGLFGHTRGLSGIPDGIPVLAMIGDSHAALFAHGLGAAGCVKATYGTGSSVMAPVASAQSAVKSLATTVAWHDGERRVYGLEGNIPHTGDAVAWMVENTGLSELPETELAQALNTLPASVESTLGVYFVPALTGLGAPWWDEDARGLIHGLSRGVNRAHLIRAALESITYQIADVVVAMRQHGDFALHALMVDGGPTKNDWLMQYQADLLGCPVLRSDVAELSAMGAALLARKALLQVDNTQLRAFLPEHCTFQPDMARHGRLQKRWFDWQNAVQLARAAK
- a CDS encoding L-fucose/L-arabinose isomerase family protein; its protein translation is MSRIPQKLTMAVIIGNRGFFPSYLVAEAREQAVALFSRLGINTIMLNETQTELGGVETRQDAKICAELFRAHRDEIHGVVVLLPNFGDEKAVAETLRLSGLNVPVLVQAEEDNLDKMGLATRRDSFCGKISLCNNLRQYGIPFTLTTQHVCALSGEVFARDLQRFEQICRVVSSMRGVRVGAIGARPAGFNTVRYSEKLLERLGIAVETLDLSEVFTRIKTLRDDDIRVDEKRRLLVDNADASAIPADKLVTMAKLFVVLSEWVTANDIDTTAIQCWTSLQENLGINVCSIMSVMSGQLMPSACEVDVMGALSMYALASANMSPASIADWNNNFGDDRNKCVLFHCGNFASASLESPKMGTADIIGTTVGKENTCGAVHGRLKAGALTYFRLSTDDLTGEIKAYVGAGQSVDDPLDTVGCRAVIAVPNLENLLAWICRNGFEHHVAMNHAASAEILHEAFSRYLGVETYLHH
- a CDS encoding ABC transporter permease codes for the protein MTTDRRLLQHALPIGMVLLAALVAWYLLAFALNAPGVIDRVLSPRGAWSSRDLVFATLNATRPLLPAPHQIVFDIWDSLTKWSLTSPRNLLLHTWVTASAALTGFAMGVVLGMLLGVCIVHSRTLDKALLPWIVASQTIPVLAIAPIVLIILGSIGITGMLPKATIAMYLCFFPVTIATVQGLRSPQKMEMELVHTYAARRLDIFWLVRLPSSLPYLFPAFRVAIASGLVGTMVAELPTGAQAGLGARLLTGSYYGNTIQIWSALVMASLLGLALTGLVTLTERLVMRQRKGI
- a CDS encoding SDR family NAD(P)-dependent oxidoreductase, with translation MTEAKKVVFITGATSGFGEAAAQVFADAGWALVLSGRRLARLESLKERLHGQVPVHIIELDVRDKDAVKNAVAALPAEFASITTLINNAGLALAPQPAQKVDLEDWQTMIDTNVTGLVNVTHALLPTLIKKGAGTSIINIGSIAGQWPYPGSHVYGATKAFVKQFSYNLRCDLLGTGVRVTDLAPGIAETEFTLVRTKGDQAASDTLYRGTTPLSALDIAQQMFYIATLPDHMNINRVEVMPVRQAWQPFAIDRD
- a CDS encoding aspartate aminotransferase family protein is translated as MKLALQSEMAITNDDVRQLDRSYVFHSWSMQGNLNPMVIAGAKGCELWDYEGNTYLDFSSQLVNVNIGYQHPRVLAAMKAQLEDLVTIAPATANLARGEAAKRIVELAPEGFSKVFFTNAGADANENAIRMARLYTGRDKIFSAYRSYHGNTGSAIAATGDWRRVPNEYSRGHVHFFNPYLYRSEFNATTEAEECERALTHLRRMIEVEGPSSIAAILLESVPGTAGILVPPTGYMKGVRALADEFGIVLILDEVMAGFGRTGSWFAFEQDGIVPDLITFAKGVNAGYVPAGGVLISEPISRYFDDHFFAGGLTYSGHPLAMAAIVATLDAMKEENVVGNAASVGNDVLRPGLDALAAKHALIGEVRGRGMFQALELVSDRKNKTPVAAADMAAIKSALTQAGVLSFIVENRIHVVPPCTMTAQEVQTGLAIFDQVLTQFDSLCR
- a CDS encoding sugar-binding transcriptional regulator, with translation MSKQDEQRLLVKIATLYYNENKKQSEIASLLHLSQSFVSRALTRCQKEGLVKITVVQPTNIFVGLEKAIEQQYGLRQAIVVDVGENPENAQIKHAIGSAAAHYVETRLRPEDLVGISSWSSTIRCMVDEMHPQNVRAAGVIQLLGGVGPNGNVQATILTQQLAAHLGCPSWLLPSQSIEHSVEERARLVNSPDVAAVVAKFAEVDVAIVGIGELEPSQLLKNSGNYYNEKMLTLLSERGAVGDICLHYYDAAGKPVLSEEEDPVIGMELAQIRECPHVIALAGGVEKRNAIRGALQDKYIDVLITDYPTARSLVKTVPDL